TTAATTAATCCCAGTAAAAAAGTAAAACCATTACTCTCAGTTGGATTTCATACTGCAATAGTATATACAATATTGATATATATAATTGGACTAGTTACAACATATAGTGTAAATCTAGGAATGTTCTTACTTTCATTCTTTGTAATTTATTTCCTATTAAGTATGTTTTTATCACTCTCAATAATATACAATTATTCACACGCACAAACTCTAATAGTATTATTCCTACCACTATTATTAATTTCAACATTAATATTTATTGGATTATACACTAATTTGTTCAATCTAAAAGAATTAGTACAAGTTTTCTTTTTATAAAATTAAATATTTTTTAAAATTTCTTTTTCAAATAATTCGTAAGATTGTTCAATATCCCCATCAATTACTTCTAACTTCACATCATATAAATTTAAATGATTCAACTCTTCCCTAGCAGAATTAATTCTCAGCTCTACTTCTTCATCTGAAATTTTTGCCCTCAATTTAATTCTTTCCTTTAAAACATCAAAAGAAGGAGGCATAATAAATATTGAAATCATCTGATCTTTTGAAAGTATTTTTTTTGCTTGCATCAAACCTTGATAATCCAACTCTTTTACAATAATCTTATTATCTCTCAAACTATTAAAAATCTCTTCTTTTAGAGTTCCATAATACGCTTTATTATGAACCAAAGCATACTCTAACAACTTATCTTCAGCAATCAATTGCTTAAACTCACTCTCCCTAATGAAGTTATAATTATTTCCTTCAACTTCACCTTCTCGAATAGACCTTGTAGTAACAGAAGGAATATACAAAAATTCTGGATGTCTTTCCTTCAGAATTGAATTCAGAGTCCCTTTACCTGAACCAGTAGTACCCATAACAAAAATAACTTTACCTTTAGAATTATTATCTCTCATAAATAATAATTATAGAAACTATTAATAAATTTTACTAACAACTAGAAATATAAAATATAAAATAAGTTCTAAAATTTTAACTAATTAAAATTTTAATTTATTGTTTAATTGATTAAACAATGACTAAAATTCTTAAGCAAAGCTTAGAATTTTAATTTGTTTCTTCTCCAACTTCTCTTTTGAGACAAGTTTGAAGGATGAATTCTCTTACCAACTCCATACTTTTTAAGTACAGCAAAAACTGGAGCCCAAGAAGTAGATCTATTAGCCTTAATCAGTTTAGCCTTCCTATTTGGATGTTTATACCTAGACATTCTATTCTTCTCCTTCAGCTACAACAACTGCAGCACTATTTCTTTTAACCATATGAGGCCTTGCATTCTTTTCTAAAGATTCTTTAGAATCGTAAACTTTAGCTCTAACTCTAACTTGAGTATCTCCATAATAGCTACCCGCATGATTAATAATCACAAGGTCTGCACTAACTTTTAACTTCTTAGCAATATCTTTTTTGATATTTTCTCTGCTAATAGTTGCACCAGTATTAGGAATCAAAGCTTCTACTTCTAATCTTCCCAATAACTTGTTTTCAACATTTTTTACAATTTCAACCATTTTCTATATTTTTACTCTTCAACATACTCAGTTTTAACAACCTTTCTTGAAATTTCCTTAATTCCATCCTTAGTAACAATTTTAATAATAAAACCACCACCTGAAGCATTATCATTCTTAAAAGAAACTTTATATGATTTTTCAACCAAAGTCAAAGCATCTTTTTCAGATAAATTTGAATTATACTCAACATCAAACAAAGATTTCACATAACTACTTCCTGAACCACTCATAACATAACCATCATGAGAACTAATTGTTCCATCAGGACTCAAATCATATAAAGAATAACCTTCCTTAACATCATATCCTCCTACAATTAATCCAACTACACTACCTGAACTCCTAACTGCACTATATTGAAACGAATTCAAAATCATCGCAGCTTCTCTTACTTTGACTTGTCTCTCATTCTTAAGTTCCAATAACTTTATTTCACCTTTAATTACTCTCATGAATAATTGTGCGTCAGATGCCATTCCTGCAACAGTTGCTAAAATATTTTTTGAAATATCAAAAATTTTAGTGAAACTATCACTTTCAATTTTATGTGTTGTAACTCTTCTATCAGCAGCAAGCATAACACCGCCTTTGAATAAAAGACCAATACATGTAGTTCCAGTTTTCATTTTTTCTTGAGTCATTTTAAGTATTTATATCATTAAGTTTTTATTAAATTTACTTAGCAGCAGCTGCCATCTTTTCAATCTCATTTTTCTTTGACATTGCAGAACTCTTATCTCCAAATTCAAAACAATCCATAATTTCATCAGCTAAAGCATTAACCAATAAAGTTTTCTTATTAAAAGATTTTTGAGCAGCACCTTGAGTTAAATATCTAAGCACTAAATCAACTCTCCTTGTAGGAGCCATATCCACTGCTTGAGCATATCTAGCACCAGATCTTTCAATTGTAATTACTTCTTCTCTTGGAGCAGCATTTTCAACAGCAGTAACTAAAACTTGAATTGGATTCTGTTTAGTTCTCTTCTCAAGAAGCACTAGTACTTCAAAAACCATGTTTGAAATATTTTTTGCTTTACCAGTATTATGACCAGTTGAAAACTTATGTTTCTTACCTTTATGACCTGTTACTTGTAATCTATTCATTAATCTCTCAACGATATTAACTTTAGTTTTGTAAAAAGGTGTATTATGGTAATAACCATTAGTTCTTGGAACAATAATAGGTTTAACATTAATATAATCAACCAAACCAGCATCTACAACAACTACGCCATCAAATGACCATTTATCATATAATTTAATTTCAGCAGCCATTTTACTTTCTCGCCCTCTCTAATTTTCCTCTAACTAAAGCGTTAAGAGATTGACCATTAACTTGAATAACTTTCCACCTAATACCTGGAATATCTCCTTTGGACTTTCCTTTAATTCCACCAATACCTTCAATCATAACTTCATCATGCTCATTTACGAACTTTGAAGCATTATTTCCAGGTAGGAATGCAGCAACAGTTTTTCCATTCTTAGATAATTGTACAACTGCACATTTTCTTAAAGCAGAGTTAGGCTGTTTAGCTTCCCTTTGAGTTTTCTCTAAAACAATCCCTTTAGCTTGATTTGCATTTTCAAGAGGATCATATTTAGCTTTTTCTAAAAGGTTAACCTTTCTAATCTTGAACTTATTTCTTTTCTCAATAAGTTTCTTTGCCGCAAATAAACCATTAGTTTTTCTACTCATTTTTAATCATTCCTCACACAAACCATTGAAATTAAAAATGGTTTTGCCAACTTTTGGGCAAGTTCTAAATTATCCAAATCTAACTCAACAACTTCAACATCTGCAATTTTTGCATAATGTTTAGTCATTTTTAAAGTTAATTTGTCACAGTTAGTTGCCGCATAAACTTTAGCAACAACACCTTTCTTGAAATTCTTCTCAGTGATTTTAGCACCAAGTTGAACTTTTCCTAGTTTATTATAGTTAAGCAACTCAATAACGCTTTGATCTTCTTCTCTTTTGTTTTTAGTTCTTTTAACAAAAGATTTAGTAAAACCTTTAATTTCGTTTGAAGGAGTTATCTCTTCCACATACATTTCTGCGATTTTTTCTGCCATCTTTAAATGAAAGCAAAGAGAATATAGTAAGTCAAATATTCGAGCTTACTCCACAATCAGGCCATTCCTGAATTGCTTCTCATCTCTTTTGTAATAAAATTAATGATGAATGGTTTATAAAGATTGTTAAAAAAAATTAAAAAAAATAACATTTTAAAGGAACATTTATCAATACAGGAAACAATATATATACTATAAATGTCACTTGAACAAACAATAAAAATCTTACTTATAGATGATGAATCAAAATTCACAGAAATAATGAAGTCTATAATTCAAAAAAGATTTAGTGAATACATCAATAATAGTAATATTAAAATAAAAAGCTTAAATTCAAGTATTTCTGCATTACAACATCTTGATAGCAAATCAGATTATGATTTAATAATTATAGATTATAATATGCCAAAACTAACAGGAATAGATGTTATAAAAATAGCACGAGAAGAAAAAAATATAAACACTCCTTTTGTAATGATATCTTGTCATGAAGAGAGTAAATACCACCTTGAATCCAGACTTGCAGGTGCAGAATTATTTATATCAAAATCTCAACTATCAATGGAACCTGAATTAAAAGAAATTTTCTTACTAAATCTAAAAACAATCATAGAATCATATCGTAATAAAAAATTACTAATGCAATATGCAACAACAGATACACTCACAGGTATAGGAAATAGAAGAAAATTTGAAGAAATTCTCGAAGAAGAATTAAGAATTTTAAACAGAACCGAATCTTCTGTTGCTATTGCATTCATAGACATCGACAATTTCAAATGGGTAAATGATAATCTAGGACATAATAGAGGAGATATTTATTTACAAACAATTGCAAAAAGACTCGTAGATATAACAAAAAGAGAAACAGATTTCATTGCAAGGCTTGGAGGAGACGAATTCGGAGTGCTTATGACTAACCCCAACCACGAATATGTCCAATACACATTAAAAAATATATATAAATTATTATGCACTCCATATAATCTTTCAAATATAACACTTAATAATCCAAGTGCAAGTATAGGAGCAATCCATTATTTTTCTAAAAACAATCATACAAACACAGAAAAACTAATAGACATGGCAGATGCTCAAATGTTTAAACATAAAAACTCACAACCTCCTAGAATACAAAGTTATGAACTTAAAACTATCTCAAATTCATAACTATCTATCCTTCTTATAAAAATAATAATCTAATTACTTTTTCAAACTCCTAAATACTTCATTAACAATATCTTTATTCCAACCAAGTTTATACAACTCTGTTCTTAATTCTACTTCATCCTTATTTATATTAGAATTAATATAATCCTTCAACTCATCAATTTGTAAATGATATTTATTAAAATAATCTTTATAATTAGCTAAATCCTTGTCATCATTCAAAACTGCACGATAAGCTTTCTTACGATGAGTTCTCTTCACAATAAAATGGGCTACAAAAATACAACTAACCAAAAGTAAACCATAAACTACATTAGAAACACGTTTTACAACCTTATAATGATCATCTAAATAAGACATAAACTCTTCAGTAAAAGGAGGATCAACTAAACCTTGTTCTTGTAAAATACCTTCATCATATAAAGCAGTGTCTATCTTCTCAACACTATAAACCTTTTTTCCATCAATCTCATCAACTACTCTTGAAAAATATTCTGTACCAGTTTCAGAATTAATTAATAAAATATAATCTTCAACATCATTTTCAAAAGAGATATATTTCTCAGTACCAGTAAATCTACCCTCATAACGTTTTTGATAAATAGTTGGACTAATATTAATAACTTTCAGATTTAATAAATCGTTTTCATAATCATCATTAGTAACCAAACAACTACGAGATTCTTCAATATCAATTAAACAACTATTAAGATCATGACAAGTTCTAAATTGTAAAGAATTGCTACAAGAATTCCATTCTGAACACTCATAACTCTCACGACAAATATCATCCTCAACATCATCACTACCTACAATATTAAAAGGGTTAGAAGAAATAGAACTACCTCCTGAAGAAGAACTTGAACTACTACCGCTACTACTTGAAGAACTTGAACTACTACTTGAAGAAGTATCACTACCTTCTTCAATAGAATCTTCAACAAATACCAAACCATATAATTCAAATTCTCTTGCCTGAGTTGCCGGTGCAACTGCATCACCATAAACTTCAATTCTAACATATCTTGTTATAATATCCAAATATTGAACATCCCAATCACTAAAAAAAACATTTTCATTTGAAAAAGCATTAATCCATAAATCACTTAAATTTGATTTGTAAGATAAACTCCAATTATCACTAATCCAAACACCAACATCATCACCAAATAATTTAGTAACACTTAAATTATAATCTTCTCCTAAATCAAACTCTATCCAAAAACTCGAAACTGCAGCTCCAGCAGTACAACCTGTACCTCCATCAAGACAACCATCCCATAATTTCTCAATTGGATGATTCAAATCAAAATTATTTGAACTATCAATTATCTTATCTGAAATATTAATTAATCCTATACTATTATCAATTTGACAAATACCATTTAAACACATCCCAATTGAGCAACTTTCAAATAAATTCTCTTGAACAGAGCAACTATCAAACCAGTAAACATCATCACCAACACATTGCTTATTATCATTTGAAATACAAACTTGAGAACAAACATTGTTTTGCCAAACTCCTGAGCAACAATATCCATCAGAATGTGAAATACCTCCACACAAACAATCTGAAGTGATTAAGCCTTCACTACAACTTGGAGTTTGCGTTACAATTACGCCACCAGATAAATAATGTAAATATTCTTCAATATTTGTATAACCATCACCATCACCATCTAATGCAGAATCATCTACTCCAACATTAAAACCCTGACTTGCCTCCCAAGAATCAGACATACCATCGTTATCAATATCAACTGGAACTGGCAAATTTTCAAAAATAGGATAATCGTCAGGAAAAACTACATTATCAATTATAACTCCTGTGCCTGCATCAAAATCTGCAACAACTCGTGTATCAACACTATCTCTAAAAGGTTTAGTAGCACCAACATCCTCTAAAATTTCCAATGCATAAGTATAATCTATAGGAGTTGTTGTAACACTTGGAACACTCCAAGGCACAAATTTCCTATAAGAACTATCCAAAATCTCATTGGTCCAACCAACACCAACATTCCAAGAATCACTATCTTGATCAAATCTAGTTGAACCTATATTATCATCAACATAAATTAATTCAGAAAGAGGCGGACTAAGAGGA
The Candidatus Woesearchaeota archaeon genome window above contains:
- a CDS encoding guanylate kinase produces the protein MRDNNSKGKVIFVMGTTGSGKGTLNSILKERHPEFLYIPSVTTRSIREGEVEGNNYNFIRESEFKQLIAEDKLLEYALVHNKAYYGTLKEEIFNSLRDNKIIVKELDYQGLMQAKKILSKDQMISIFIMPPSFDVLKERIKLRAKISDEEVELRINSAREELNHLNLYDVKLEVIDGDIEQSYELFEKEILKNI
- a CDS encoding 30S ribosomal protein S7 (binds directly to 16S rRNA where it nucleates assembly of the head domain of the 30S subunit) — translated: MAAEIKLYDKWSFDGVVVVDAGLVDYINVKPIIVPRTNGYYHNTPFYKTKVNIVERLMNRLQVTGHKGKKHKFSTGHNTGKAKNISNMVFEVLVLLEKRTKQNPIQVLVTAVENAAPREEVITIERSGARYAQAVDMAPTRRVDLVLRYLTQGAAQKSFNKKTLLVNALADEIMDCFEFGDKSSAMSKKNEIEKMAAAAK
- a CDS encoding GGDEF domain-containing response regulator encodes the protein MSLEQTIKILLIDDESKFTEIMKSIIQKRFSEYINNSNIKIKSLNSSISALQHLDSKSDYDLIIIDYNMPKLTGIDVIKIAREEKNINTPFVMISCHEESKYHLESRLAGAELFISKSQLSMEPELKEIFLLNLKTIIESYRNKKLLMQYATTDTLTGIGNRRKFEEILEEELRILNRTESSVAIAFIDIDNFKWVNDNLGHNRGDIYLQTIAKRLVDITKRETDFIARLGGDEFGVLMTNPNHEYVQYTLKNIYKLLCTPYNLSNITLNNPSASIGAIHYFSKNNHTNTEKLIDMADAQMFKHKNSQPPRIQSYELKTISNS
- the rpl39e gene encoding 50S ribosomal protein L39e (part of the polypeptide exit tunnel in the 50S ribosomal complex) translates to MSRYKHPNRKAKLIKANRSTSWAPVFAVLKKYGVGKRIHPSNLSQKRSWRRNKLKF
- a CDS encoding 30S ribosomal protein S12; this translates as MSRKTNGLFAAKKLIEKRNKFKIRKVNLLEKAKYDPLENANQAKGIVLEKTQREAKQPNSALRKCAVVQLSKNGKTVAAFLPGNNASKFVNEHDEVMIEGIGGIKGKSKGDIPGIRWKVIQVNGQSLNALVRGKLERARK